The DNA region ATGCGCGACAGCGAGGCCCTGCGGAACGCCTTGAGCGAGCAGCCGGTGTCGGTGATCGTCTCGTCGGACAGCCGGTTGCGCACGTAGTTGGCCACGCGCGACGACACGCGGCGCACCAGGTTGTCGCGGCGCTGCAGGCGCGCTCCCATCACGGCGTCCCAGCCCTCGAGCGCCGCCAGCAGCCGCGGGATGTCGGCCGGGTCGTTTTGAAGATCGGCATCCAGGGTCACGATGACGTCCCCCGCCGCGCCCTTGAAGCCGGCGTCCATGGCGGCCGACTGCCCGGAGTTCCTGGCCAGGGTCAGGACCCGCACCCGCGGGTCCGAGGCGCGCAGGTCGCGCAGCACCCGGTCGCTGCCGTCAGTCGAGCCGTCGTCGACGAACAGGATCTCGTAGGCGTCGCCGATCGATCCCATGACCGCGGTCAGCTCGGAGTGCAGGATGGCAAGGTTGTCCCTCTCGTTGTAGACGGGGATGACGAGCGAGATCCCGGGGCGGGAGCGCGTCGGACTATTCACGCTAGTTGAAGAACCACAGGCGGCGCAGGCGGCTCATCCACCGGTGCCGGGCGGCATCCCGGTCGCTCAGAAGCTCCGGGGCCAGCAGAGACTTCCACTTCAGGAGGGCGCTGTCGTCGATGCGGCGCATGATCGGGAAGAGGATGCGCGCGCCCAGCCCCGCGGGGTCGAAGCAGAACGAGGCGTTGAAGTCGATGATGCCGGGGCGCCCGTCCGCGGTCACCAGGATGTTGTCGCGCTTGCGGAGATCGATGTGCGCCACGCCGCGCGCGTGGATCTGCCGCACCAGCTCGGCGAGCTTCGCGAACATCGGCCCGGCCTGGTCGCGGTGACCGCGGCACCAGCGGGTGATGCGCTCTCCGTCCATGGGCTCCATCAGGATCCCCACGCGGCCGGCCTCACCGTAGCACTGCGGGATCCCGGGGATTCCATGCAGCCGGCGCAGGGCGCGGATCTCGCGGGCCACCTGGCGGCGGCCCAGGAGGCGCACCGGCCACGACTTGTCGCTGAAGTCCTTGAGGACCGCCCGATCGCCGCCGAACGCCACGCTCTTGATGTCGGGCTTCGCCCAGCCCCCCGGCCGGATCATCTCGATGGTGAGGGGCTCCGGGGCGGTCGCTTCGAGCGTCTCGGCCATCGGCGCTCCTGTGCTATTCTCCGGGGGCAGGACAGGATGAACATCTTACCATAGCCCCGCACGGGGCTCCGGTGTGATGCCCCCCTTCACGCGCGACCGCCTCGCCCGACTGCCACGCCGCCGCCTGCACGGGGGCCGCAATGTCACCAAGGCGATCGTCGACCTGGTCGAGCTCGAGGGCCGACCGATCGTCCTGAAGGACTTCGCGTCGCGCCCCTGGCCGGTGCGGCACCTGCTCGGGCCATGGCAGCTGGGCCGCGAGGCGCGCGCCTACGGGGTGCTGGGCGGCCTGCGCGGCACGCCGGAGTTCCTGGGGCGGGTCGATCGCCAGGCGATCGCCCTCGAGTACGTTCCCGGACAGACCCTGGCGTCGCTCCGGCCGGGGGATCTCCCCGCGCCGTTCTTCGACCGGCTCGACCGTCTCCTGGCGGAGATCCACGCCAGGGGGGTGGCCCACGGCGACCTGCACCGGCACGATGTCCTGGCCGGCCCCGGCGGCGAGCCCTGCATCGTCGACTTCTCCACCTCGGTCGCCGCCGGCAGGAACGCGGGCGCCTGGACCCGGTTCCTCTTCGATCAGATGCGCCTGGCCGATCGACGCTCGGCGGCGAAGATGAGGCAAGCGCTCCTGCCGGGGACCGGTCCCGTGGTCCCCGGCCGGCGCGGACTGTACCGCATCGGCGGCTGGGTCAGGCGCCTCCTGGACAGCCTGCGGGGGCGGCATCCCTGATATAATCCCGCCTTCATGATCCAGGGTGTGCGCACCAAACCGCTCAAGGTGATACCCGACGAGCGCGGGCGTCTGATGGAGACGCTGCGCGCCGACGACGATCTGTTCATCAAGTTCGGCCAGGCCTACATCACCACCGCCTATCCCGGCGTGATCAAGGGCTGGCATTTCCACAAGATCCAGCTGGACAATTTCATCGGTGTGAAGGGGATGTTCAAGGTCGTCCTGTACGACGGCCGGGAGGGCTCCGCCACACGCGGGGAGGTGAACGAGTTCTTCCTGGGCGTGCACAACCCGATGCTTCTCCAGATCCCGACCTTCGTGCTTCATGGTTTCAAGGCGATCGGCACCGAAGAGGCCATCATGCTGAACCTGCCGACGGAGCCCTACCGCTACGACGCCCCGGACGAGTACCGCGTCGATCCGCACAGCCCCGACGTCCCGTACGACTGGGCGCTGAAGGAGAAGTAAAGATGAAGGGCGTCATCCTCGCGGGCGGGCTGGGGACCCGGCTGAACCCGTTGACCAAGATCACCAACAAGCACCTGCTGCCGATCTACGACCGCCCGATGATCCACTACCCGCTCATGACCCTGGTCGGCGCCGGCATCCGCGACATCTTGATCGTCACCGGGGGGAACCACGCCGGCGAGTTCCTGCGCCTCCTGGGGAACGGCCGCGAGTTCGGTCTCGAGGACATCGCCTACACCTACCAGGAGGGGGAGGGCGGGATCGCCGACGCGCTGGCCCTGGCGCGCCACTTCGCGGACGGGGACCAGATCGTCGTGGTCCTGGGGGACAACATCATCGAGGGGGACATCAAGAAGCCGGTGGCCGCCTTCAAGGCCCAGGGGACGGGGGCGCGCCTGCTCCTCAAGAAAGTGCCAGACCCCGCCCGCTTCGGCGTCCCCGAGTTGCGCGACGGACGGATCGCCGGGATCGAGGAGAAGCCCAAGCAGCCGAAATCGGACTACGCGGTCATCGGCATCTACATGTACGACGCCCAGGTGTTCGACATCATCTCGACCCTCAAGCCGTCGGGGCGCGGCGAGCTCGAGATCACCGACGTGAACAACGCCTACCTGAAGCGCGGCCAGCTCGAGCACGACATTCTCGAGGGCTGGTGGACCGACGCCGGCACGTTCGATTCGCTGTTCCGCGCCAGCCAGCTCGTGCGCGAGAAGATGATCGAGAAGCTGACGGCGCGGATCGGCTGAGATGGCCCGCGTCGTCATCACCGGCGGGGCCGGATTCATCGGATCGCACTACGTCCACCACGCCGTCCGGGCCCATCCGGACTGGCAGGTCACCGTCCTCGACAAGCTGACCTACGCCGGCAACCCCGCCAACCTGCAGGACCTCGAAGGGAATCCCCGCTACCGCTTCGTGCGCGGCGACATCGCCTCGCGCCAGGACGTCGAGCGCGCCATCGAGGGGGGCGTGGACCTCATCTTCAATTTCGCGGCGGAGACCCACGTCGACCGCTCGATCGGCGATCCGGAGGGGTTCATCCGCACCGACATCTACGGCACCTACACGCTGCTCGAGGCGGCCCGGGCCCAGGGGGTCAAGGCCTTCGTGCAGATCTCGACCGACGAGGTGTACGGGAGCGTGTCGAAGGGCCGGAGCGTCGAGACCGACGCCCTGATGCCCACCAACCCGTACTCCGCGAGCAAGGCGGCCGCGGACCGGCTCGCCTACTCCTACTTCGCCACCTACAACCTGCCGGTCTTCATCAGCCGCGCCTCGAACAACTACGGCCCGAACCAGTACCCGGAGAAGGTGATTCCCCTGTTCGTCACCAACGCCCTCGAGGACAAGCCGCTGCCGCTCTACGGTGACGGCCAGAACGTGCGCGACTGGCTGTACGTCCAGGACCACTGCGAGGCGATCGACGTCATGCTGGAGCGCGGCACGCCGGGGGAGGTCTACAACATCGGC from Candidatus Polarisedimenticolia bacterium includes:
- a CDS encoding glycosyltransferase family 2 protein is translated as MNSPTRSRPGISLVIPVYNERDNLAILHSELTAVMGSIGDAYEILFVDDGSTDGSDRVLRDLRASDPRVRVLTLARNSGQSAAMDAGFKGAAGDVIVTLDADLQNDPADIPRLLAALEGWDAVMGARLQRRDNLVRRVSSRVANYVRNRLSDETITDTGCSLKAFRRASLSRIVLYDGMHRFLPTLLKMEGCRVREIAVGHRPRRHGESKYGIGNRLLPSFMDLLAVRWMKRRKLRYEVKDDI
- a CDS encoding lipopolysaccharide kinase InaA family protein; translated protein: MAETLEATAPEPLTIEMIRPGGWAKPDIKSVAFGGDRAVLKDFSDKSWPVRLLGRRQVAREIRALRRLHGIPGIPQCYGEAGRVGILMEPMDGERITRWCRGHRDQAGPMFAKLAELVRQIHARGVAHIDLRKRDNILVTADGRPGIIDFNASFCFDPAGLGARILFPIMRRIDDSALLKWKSLLAPELLSDRDAARHRWMSRLRRLWFFN
- a CDS encoding phosphotransferase → MPPFTRDRLARLPRRRLHGGRNVTKAIVDLVELEGRPIVLKDFASRPWPVRHLLGPWQLGREARAYGVLGGLRGTPEFLGRVDRQAIALEYVPGQTLASLRPGDLPAPFFDRLDRLLAEIHARGVAHGDLHRHDVLAGPGGEPCIVDFSTSVAAGRNAGAWTRFLFDQMRLADRRSAAKMRQALLPGTGPVVPGRRGLYRIGGWVRRLLDSLRGRHP
- the rfbB gene encoding dTDP-glucose 4,6-dehydratase yields the protein MARVVITGGAGFIGSHYVHHAVRAHPDWQVTVLDKLTYAGNPANLQDLEGNPRYRFVRGDIASRQDVERAIEGGVDLIFNFAAETHVDRSIGDPEGFIRTDIYGTYTLLEAARAQGVKAFVQISTDEVYGSVSKGRSVETDALMPTNPYSASKAAADRLAYSYFATYNLPVFISRASNNYGPNQYPEKVIPLFVTNALEDKPLPLYGDGQNVRDWLYVQDHCEAIDVMLERGTPGEVYNIGGGNERRNLEITERILDALGKPRTLLRYVQDRPGHDRRYALDCSKLGKLGWTPRVAFEKGLEETIAWYSANRAWWQPIKTGEYLEYYRTHYKI
- a CDS encoding sugar phosphate nucleotidyltransferase, whose product is MKGVILAGGLGTRLNPLTKITNKHLLPIYDRPMIHYPLMTLVGAGIRDILIVTGGNHAGEFLRLLGNGREFGLEDIAYTYQEGEGGIADALALARHFADGDQIVVVLGDNIIEGDIKKPVAAFKAQGTGARLLLKKVPDPARFGVPELRDGRIAGIEEKPKQPKSDYAVIGIYMYDAQVFDIISTLKPSGRGELEITDVNNAYLKRGQLEHDILEGWWTDAGTFDSLFRASQLVREKMIEKLTARIG
- a CDS encoding dTDP-4-dehydrorhamnose 3,5-epimerase family protein — encoded protein: MRTKPLKVIPDERGRLMETLRADDDLFIKFGQAYITTAYPGVIKGWHFHKIQLDNFIGVKGMFKVVLYDGREGSATRGEVNEFFLGVHNPMLLQIPTFVLHGFKAIGTEEAIMLNLPTEPYRYDAPDEYRVDPHSPDVPYDWALKEK